A single region of the Branchiostoma lanceolatum isolate klBraLanc5 chromosome 1, klBraLanc5.hap2, whole genome shotgun sequence genome encodes:
- the LOC136427143 gene encoding uncharacterized protein, with amino-acid sequence MAEGQDSLWLFAASLGHEKREFAVLVHFHTHRKKALRALERGRTADPPGTSERGSTDGPPGTSERGSTDGPPGTSERGSTDGPPGTSERGSTDDPPGTSERGSTDDPPGMGERGSTDGPPGTSGRGSTDDPPGTDERGSTDDPPGTSECGSTDDPPGTSECGSTDDPPGMGERGSTDGPPGTSGRGSTDGPPGTDERGSTDDPPGTSGRGSTDGPPGTDERGSTDDPLGTDERGSTDDPPGTDERGSTDDPPGTSERGSTDDPPGTSERGSTDDPLGTDERGSTDDPPGTSGRGSTDGPPGTDERGSTDDPPGTSERGSTDDPPGMGERGSTDGPPGTSERGSTDDPPGMGERGSTDGPPGMGERGSASKGWNPQTRKQKSAGPLNATCEICDKTMLKKNLSRHIREVHASSSKPNISIDRHHAGVSVDPKQGLYMISKSIRGPPYPLHTRLHIAGPTQHVQCEQAECYDITNAFSRGGVVSWQCSYLLSIPYAEATPPAVDLMDTDLDKVDMSRERKADCIALKRKAQIAGAPLVVPWKTTEAVFLSIYDGSRHHWAKLGRAVVTIIGNTVTCRCCKLRITCVHKGIAKWWSGTNSQHTTSVPLPEEESDVSDSVEQEDDMLQHMVTYLKTKTIPADFDYMACTGQELLVPCIEPKEDTCPICTENPRLHTVLTTSAARIIDLQGVTTGIKVYVRRCPQCNQTFRYQEYEDGILNYNNHTFLSMELCFWLRACVQNHVAVGRMSSILEEHLGVSLPRQDILNGYLLFEVLCQHQYDYSCVRCGHHPPILIMDLDRKVAFHMAASSLNSTENCQDEIDPTAFWDRVESEIVARGLLSRGQENPYKVEPSFDFWAPWLGPKTRGSTCYNTEFQKKRPGNRDDLQTDEADINTDLTEDRLMDLLCEGTSQTIKALCKKCKVSSDGSKVDCIRELQKKLDNPTVFNKVLAQIWGASG; translated from the exons ACTCACAGAAAAAAAGCATTGAGGGCATTGGAGCGTGGCAGGACAGCTGATCCCCCTGGTACAAGTGAGCGTGGCAGTACAGATGGCCCCCCTGGTACAAGTGAGCGTGGCAGTACAGATGGCCCCCCTGGTACAAGTGAGCGTGGCAGTACAGATGGCCCCCCTGGTACAAGTGAGCGTGGCAGTACAGATGACCCCCCTGGTACAAGTGAGCGTGGCAGTACAGACGACCCCCCCGGCATGGGTGAGCGTGGCAGTACAGATGGCCCCCCTGGTACAAGTGGGCGTGGCAGTACAGATGACCCCCCTGGCACAGATGAGCGTGGCAGTACAGATGACCCCCCTGGTACAAGTGAGTGTGGCAGTACAGATGACCCCCCTGGTACAAGTGAGTGTGGCAGTACAGACGACCCCCCTGGCATGGGTGAGCGTGGCAGTACAGATGGCCCCCCTGGTACAAGTGGGCGTGGCAGTACAGATGGCCCCCCTGGTACAGATGAGCGTGGCAGTACAGATGACCCCCCTGGTACAAGTGGGCGTGGCAGTACAGATGGCCCCCCTGGTACAGATGAGCGTGGCAGTACAGACGACCCCCTTGGTACAGATGAGCGTGGCAGTACAGATGACCCCCCTGGTACAGATGAGCGTGGCAGTACAGATGACCCCCCTGGTACAAGTGAGCGTGGCAGTACAGACGACCCCCCTGGTACAAGTGAGCGTGGCAGTACAGACGACCCCCTTGGTACAGATGAGCGTGGCAGTACAGATGACCCCCCTGGTACAAGTGGGCGTGGCAGTACAGATGGCCCCCCTGGTACAGATGAGCGTGGCAGTACAGATGACCCCCCTGGTACAAGTGAGCGTGGCAGTACAGACGACCCCCCTGGCATGGGTGAGCGTGGCAGTACAGATGGCCCCCCTGGTACAAGTGAGCGTGGCAGTACAGACGACCCCCCTGGCATGGGTGAGCGTGGCAGTACAGATGGCCCCCCTGGCATGGGTGAGCGTGGCAGTGCTTCTAAGGGGTGGAATCCACAGACCAGGAAGCAAAAGTCTGCTGGCCCATTGAATGCCACATGTGAGATTTGTGATAAAACTATGCTCAAGAAAAACCTGAGTCGACACATTAGAGAAGTACATGCCTCGTCATCAAAGCCCAATATTTCAATTGATAGGCACCATGCTGGAGTATCCGTGGACCCTAAACAGGGTTTGTACATGATTAGTAAGTCTATCCGCGGTCCACCCTATCCACTCCACACCAGATTGCACATAGCTGGCCCTACCCAGCATGTGCAATGTGAACAAGCTGAGTGTTATGACATCACAAATGCTTTTAGCCGAGGAGGGGTTGTTTCTTGGCAGTGCAGCTATCTCCTGTCCATCCCGTATGCGGAAGCTACACCACCTGCAGTCGATCTCATGGACACTGACCTAGATAAGGTAGACATGTCAAGGGAGCGCAAAGCAGACTGCATAGCCCTGAAAAGGAAGGCCCAAATTGCAGGTGCCCCATTGGTGGTTCCATGGAAGACGACTGAGGCTGTTTTCCTTTCCATATATGACGGCAGCCGCCATCACTGGGCTAAACTAGGCCGTGCAGTTGTGACTATCATAGGAAACACAGTCACCTGCAGATGCTGCAAATTAAGAATTACCTGTGTCCACAAGGGCATTGCCAAATGGTGGAGTGGAACAAATAGTCAACATACTACCAGTGTCCCCTTGCCTGAAGAGGAAAGTGATGTCAGTGACAGTGTTGAGCAGGAAGACGACATGCTTCAACATATGGTAACATACCTGAAAACCAAAACAATTCCTGCTGACTTTGATTACATGGCGTGTACAGGACAAGAGTTGCTGGTTCCATGCATTGAGCCGAAGGAAGACACGTGTCCTATATGCACGGAGAACCCTAGGTTGCATACTGTCCTGACAACATCGGCAGCCCGCATCATTGATCTGCAAGGTGTGACCACAG GCATCAAAGTCTATGTGAGGCGGTGCCCACAGTGCAACCAAACTTTTCGGTATCAGGAATATGAGGATGGAATCCTGAACTACAACAACCACACCTTTCTATCAATGGAGCTCTGTTTCTGGTTGCGAGCCTGTGTTCAG AACCATGTGGCTGTTGGTAGAATGTCCTCTATTTTGGAGGAACACTTGGGAGTGTCTCTGCCTCGTCAGGACATCCTAAACGGGTATCTACTGTTTGAGGTCCTTTGCCAACACCAGTACGACTACTCCTGTGTACGATGTGGACACCATCCCCCAATACTGATCATGGACTTAGACAGGAAGGTGGCATTTCACATGGCAG cttcaagcttgaactcAACAGAGAACTGTCAGGATGAGATTGATCCAACTGCATTTTGGGACCGTGTGGAATCCGAGATTGTTGCCAGGGGATTGCTTTCTA GAGGCCAAGAAAACCCATACAAGGTTGAACCATCGTTTGACTTCTGGGCCCCTTGGCTTGGCCCAAAGACAAGGGGATCCACCTGCTACAACACGGAGTTTCAGAAGAAACGTCCTGGGAATAGAGACGACTTGCAGACGGATGAAGCTGACATCAACACCGACTTGACCGAAGATCGTCTCATGGACCTACTTTGTGAGGGCACG TCTCAGACAATCAAGGCCCTATGCAAGAAATGCAAGGTCAGCAGCGATGGGTCCAAAGTCGACTGCATCAGGGAACTGCAGAAAAAGCTGGATAACCCAACTGTCTTCAATAAGGTCCTGGCACAGATTTGGGGAGCATCAGGTTAG
- the LOC136427149 gene encoding uncharacterized protein, with protein sequence MLQVSVQRKYHLRLGPETSTPDSLRRAKAFLEPAAELDNDPEVSVQRKYHLRLGPETSTPDSLRRAKAFLKPAAELDNDPEVSVQRKYHLRLGPETSTPDMLKRPKAFLKQDKTSAGSKRRKVQTCSDQAQLQPKGLTNPGDNRCYVNAAIQCLTACGVGDYFINNENDDLLHWLGEFMSNMYGQTEVVDTTELIGKIRGAFSPLHGRGEHDCLDFIQRLLDRMEGPWNVKFVEKTKCNDCGWMKEQSQTHCPIHLHPDKVDGEVILVSELLHLRLVQQSLVWNELPCKVKGHNGNREISIDSSGNLLLVGLERFSRQSTDSRPLEVEEQLSIGGHAYQLMAILCHTRGPPGHYIAKTLREGQWHTCDDSRVKRCNIKNDVSSRDFRLFFYKECDTDQLVQEPGQREDSVNQANIREEDPVSCGLQEHHQRLEQVGKTPPGIKRKSSTSTTSNRASKVQAVKACLQPKDFTNPAADDWCYLNTTMQCLIASGFGEHLTDQNYPNDNFMLWLGNFIRSHSQLVQHEVVHTTELIGNIRSQLSSLHGTRQHDAAEFIALLMERMDGAWTVEYSVETTCNDCTMVSKMRKKGPIHVSTNICENAVLAISGLLHLHLLSDRCIWSDLPCQTEGHAGNLCKEMTSQGCLLVVVLLRYDITTRSKDSRPVHIEEQLEIKRQDYRLVAILCHIGELNSGHYIAYTFRSGQWYICDDRTVDKCRKIQNEITATNSYIFFYKRCDTSQTHNKQPSPNMPEDDCNASRFQESAASVAHQVSGPPPGPPHKGQVHTSHGTQHQRQNRESLVNPTALKKLLPEQKIIGASMPDGKVKSFIQMPRRSKLLPSTV encoded by the exons atgttgcaGGTCTCGGTGCAAAGGAAGTACCATTTGCGACTTGGTCCTGAAACCAGCACTCCAGATAGCCTCAGAAGAGCTAAAGCATTCCTGGAACCTGCAGCTGAGCTGGACAACGACCCTGAG GTCTCGGTGCAAAGGAAGTACCATTTGCGACTTGGTCCTGAAACCAGCACTCCAGATAGCCTCAGAAGAGCTAAAGCATTCCTGAAACCTGCAGCTGAGCTGGACAACGACCCTGAG GTCTCGGTGCAAAGGAAGTACCATTTGCGACTTGGTCCTGAAACCAGCACTCCAGATATGCTCAAAAGACCTAAAGCATTCCTGAAACAG GATAAGACCTCCGCAGGCAGCAAAAGACGCAAAGTGCAGACATGTAGTGATCAGGCACAGCTGCAGCCAAAG GGTCTGACAAATCCTGGGGATAACCGTTGCTACGTCAATGCAGCAATCCAGTGTCTCACTGCCTGTGGGGTTGGAGACTATTTCATCAACAATGAAAACGATGATTTGCTACACTGGCTAGGAGAATTCATGTCTAATATGTATGGTCAGACTGAAGTTGTCGACACAACTGAGCTCATTGGGAAGATAAGAGGTGCATTTTCCCCTCTTCACGGCAGAGGGGAACATGACTGCCTCGACTTCATCCAGAGGTTGTTAGACAGGATGGAAGG GCCCTGGAACGTAAAGTTTGTtgagaagacaaaatgtaatGACTGTGGCTGGATGAAggaacaaagtcagacacattGCCCCATTCACCTCCACCCAGACAAGGTGGATGGTGAGGTGATCCTTGTGAGTGAACTACTGCACTTAAGGCTTGTACAGCAAAGCCTTGTGTGGAATGAGTTACCCTG TAAAGTGAAGGGCCACAATGGGAATCGTGAAATAAGCATCGATTCGAGTGGAAATCTCTTACTTGTGGGTCTTGAGAGATTCAGCCGACAATCAACAGACAGCCGACCTTTGGAGGTGGAAGAGCAACTGTCTATTGGAGGGCATGCATATCAACTGATGGCAATCCTG TGTCACACAAGAGGTCCCCCAGGCCACTACATTGCAAAAACCCTTCGGGAGGGGCAATGGCACACTTGCGATGATTCCAGAGTTAAGAGATGTAACATCAAGAATGACGTTTCATCTAGGGATTTCAGATTATTCTTTTACAAAGAATGCG acACAGATCAACTTGTGCAGGAGCCAGGACAACGTGAAGACAGTGTCAACCAAGCTAACATCAGAGAAGAGGACCCTGTGTCCTGTGGATTGCAG GAGCACCACCAGAGACTTGAACAAGTTGGGAAGACTCCTCCAGGGATAAAACGG aaatcatcaacttcaacaacaAGCAACAGAGCTTCTAAAGTCCAAGCGGTTAAGGCTTGCCTTCAACCAAAG GATTTTACAAATCCTGCAGCAGACGATTGGTGTTATTTGAACACCACCATGCAGTGTCTCATTGCCAGCGGGTTTGGGGAGCACCTGACTGACCAAAACTACCCAAATGACAACTTCATGCTGTGGCTGGGAAACTTCATCAGGTCCCATAGCCAGCTTGTCCAGCATGAAGTTGTCCACACGACAGAGTTGATTGGTAACATTAGAAGCCAATTAAGCTCACTACACGGTACAAGACAGCATGATGCTGCCGAGTTCATTGCACTTTTGATGGAAAGGATGGACGG AGCTTGGACAGTTGAATATTCTGTGGAGACAACCTGCAACGATTGCACTATGGTCAGCAAAATGAGGAAGAAGGGGCCCATTCATGTATCAACAAACATATGTGAGAACGCTGTGTTGGCCATTAGTGGGCTCCTGCATTTGCACTTGTTGTCAGACCGATGCATCTGGAGTGACCTACCTTG TCAAACGGAGGGTCATGCGGGAAACCTATGCAAAGAAATGACATCACAAGGATGTCTCCTAGTCGTTGTTCTTTTGAGATACGACATCACAACGCGTTCAAAAGACAGCCGTCCAGTGCATATTGAAGAACAACTGGAGATTAAGAGGCAAGACTACCGACTGGTGGCAATACTG TGCCACATTGGAGAGCTCAACTCCGGCCACTACATCGCCTACACTTTTCGGAGTGGACAATGGTATATTTGTGATGATAGGACAGTCGATAAATGTCGCAAGATCCAGAATGAAATCACTGCTACAAACTCCTATATTTTCTTCTACAAGAGATGTG acACCTCTCAGACACATAACAAACAACCCAGTCCCAATATGCCAGAGGATGATTGTAACGCTTCCAGGTTTCAG GAAAGTGCAGCTTCTGTTGCCCACCAGGTATCTGGTCCACCACCTGGTCCACCACACAAGGGCCAGGTCCACACGTCCCATGGAactcagcaccagagacagaaCAGAGAGTCCCTGGTTAACCCCACTGCGCTAAAAAAGCTGCTCCCTGAACAGAAGATTATAGGGGCTAGCATGCCAGATGGAAAGGTCAAGTCTTTCATCCAAATGCCACGAAGGAGTAAGTTGCTTCCATCTACAGTCTAA
- the LOC136424439 gene encoding mucin-22-like, whose product MVMTASVTAGVVTTAAVTAGVVTTAAVTAGMVTTAAVTAGVGTTAAVTAGMVTTAAVTAGVVTTAAVTAGVGTTAAVTAGVGTTAAVTAGVGTTAAVTAGVGTTAAVTAGMVTTAAVTAGVVTTAAVTAGVGTTAAVTAGVGTTAAVTAGVGTTAAVTAGVGTTAAVTAGMVTTAAVTAGVVTTAAVTAGVGTTAAVTAGVGTTAAVTAGVGTTAAVTAGMVTTAAVTAGVGTTAAVTAGVGTTAAVTAGVVTTAAVTAGVGTTAAVTAGVVTTAAVTAGVGTTAAVTAGVGTTAAVTAGVGTTAAVTAGMVTTAAVTAGVGTTAAVTAGVGTTAAVTAGVVTTAAVTAGVGTTAAVTAGVGTTAAVTAGVVTTAAVTAGVVTTAAVTAGVGTTAAEVDNLNYLVDLFQNKRYCS is encoded by the coding sequence ATGGTGATGACTGCATCGGTGACAGCCGGCGTGGTGACAACTGCAGCGGTGACAGCCGGCGTGGTGACAACTGCAGCGGTGACAGCCGGCATGGTGACAACTGCAGCGGTGACAGCCGGCGTGGGTACAACTGCAGCGGTGACAGCCGGCATGGTGACAACTGCAGCGGTGACAGCCGGCGTGGTGACAACTGCAGCGGTGACAGCCGGCGTGGGGACAACTGCAGCGGTGACAGCCGGCGTGGGGACAACTGCAGCGGTGACAGCCGGCGTGGGGACAACTGCAGCGGTGACAGCCGGCGTGGGGACAACTGCAGCGGTGACAGCCGGCATGGTGACAACTGCAGCGGTGACAGCCGGCGTGGTGACAACTGCAGCGGTGACAGCCGGCGTGGGGACAACTGCAGCGGTGACAGCCGGCGTGGGGACAACTGCAGCGGTGACAGCCGGCGTGGGGACAACTGCAGCGGTGACAGCCGGCGTGGGGACAACTGCAGCGGTGACAGCCGGCATGGTGACAACTGCAGCGGTGACAGCCGGCGTGGTGACAACTGCAGCGGTGACAGCCGGCGTGGGGACAACTGCAGCGGTGACAGCCGGCGTGGGGACAACTGCAGCGGTGACAGCCGGCGTGGGGACAACTGCAGCGGTGACAGCCGGCATGGTGACAACTGCAGCGGTGACAGCCGGCGTGGGGACAACTGCAGCGGTGACAGCCGGCGTGGGGACAACTGCAGCGGTGACAGCCGGCGTGGTGACAACTGCAGCGGTGACAGCCGGCGTGGGGACAACTGCAGCGGTGACAGCCGGCGTGGTGACAACTGCAGCGGTGACAGCCGGCGTGGGGACAACTGCAGCGGTGACAGCCGGCGTGGGGACAACTGCAGCGGTGACAGCCGGCGTGGGGACAACTGCAGCGGTGACAGCCGGCATGGTGACAACTGCAGCGGTGACAGCCGGCGTGGGGACAACTGCAGCGGTGACAGCCGGCGTGGGGACAACTGCAGCGGTGACAGCCGGCGTGGTGACAACTGCAGCGGTGACAGCCGGCGTGGGGACAACTGCAGCGGTGACAGCCGGCGTGGGGACAACTGCAGCGGTGACAGCCGGCGTGGTGACAACTGCAGCGGTGACAGCCGGCGTGGTGACAACTGCGGCGGTGACAGCCGGCGTGGGGACAACTGCAGCTGAGGTGGACAATTTGAATTACTTAGTTgatttatttcaaaacaaaagataCTGTTCATGA
- the LOC136424500 gene encoding sentrin-specific protease 1-like gives MNMIMDRSKLPGKLKVHAFNSFFYTRLEKKGPSAVMHWTGFDELSDIDLFLFPIHLGMHWCMAVVDFRSKSIRYYDSLGGRNDSCIENIRKYLQALQADERYRALTKDTSDVVVSDWTADYPQNTPRQVNGYDCGVFACQCAEFASRDAEMTFKQADVQCIRKQMEDEIRQGRLENQGSFYIRPDTDLTECAFVDIK, from the exons ATGAACATGATCATGGACAGAAGCAAGCTGCCG GGCAAACTGAAGGTGCATGCGTTCAACTCATTCTTCTACACCAGGCTGGAAAAGAAGGGCCCTTCTGCAGTCATGCACTGGACAGGGTTTGATGAGCTGTCAGATATAGACCTGTTCTTGTTTCCAATTCACCTGGGGATGCACTGGTGCATGGCA GTTGTGGATTTTAGAAGCAAGTCCATTAGGTACTATGACTCCCTGGGtggaagaaacgacagctgcaTTGAAAACATTCG GAAGTACCTACAAGCATTACAAGCAGACGAACGATACCGGGCATTAACCAAAGATACCAGTGACGTCGTTGTGTCCGACTGGACAGCAGACTATCCCCAG AACACACCAAGGCAGGTAAATGGCTATGACTGCGGTGTATTCGCCTGCCAATGTGCAGAATTTGCAAGCAGAGATGCCGAGATGACATTCAAACAG gcagACGTGCAGTGCATCAGAAAACAAATGGAGGATGAAATACGACAAGGCCGGCTGGAAAATCAGGGCAGCTTCTACATCAGGCCAGATACTGACCTGACTGAGTGTGCATTTGTTGACATAAAATAG
- the LOC136424333 gene encoding zinc finger protein 160-like, with protein MAEAGNSQSFCVGSPTEVSLEIYTSNVEYQPTGTNTSLDNQPETHTDEKPFMCGECGYITAVKRNLSRHMRTHTGEKPFKCDQCDYSAAVKFTLENHLATHSGEKPYKCDQCDYSAVQKSTLESHLAKHSGEKPYMCGECGFRTTWKSNLSKHMRNHTGEKPYKCDQCDYSTVLKSSLYKHLAKHTGEKPYMCGECGYRTTQKSNLSRHMKRHTGEKPYKCDQCEYSAAEQFTLDNHLATHSGEKPYKCDQCEYSAAQKSTLESHLAKHSGEKPYMCGECGYRTALRSSLSKHKRTHTGEKPYKCDQCDYSAAQKSTLDSHLAKHTGGKPYMCDTCGYWTTLKGNLSKHVRTHTGEKPYLCGECGYRTARKSALSLHMRTHTGEKPYTCRECGYRTTQNCHLSEHMRTHTGEKPYMCGECGYRAARKSDLSVHMRAHTGLKPYKCDQCDYSAAYKCNLNRHLVNHSGEKPYMCGECGYRTAQKRHLSIHMRTHTGDKPYTCGECGYRTARKFDLSVHMKTHTRENPYKCDKCDYSAAYICNLNRHLVNHSGEKPYLCGECGYRRAHKSHLSRHMRTHTGDK; from the coding sequence atggcagaggcaggtAATAGCCAGAGCTTCTGTGTCGGGTCTCCTACTGAAGTTTCATTAGAAATATATACAAGCAATGTTGAATACCAGCCGACAGGAACCAATACCAGTTTGGACAACCAGCCAGAAACACATACTGATGAGAAACcattcatgtgtggggagtgtgggtacataACAGCTGTCAAGCGtaacctatccagacatatgagaacccatactggtgagaaacccttcaagtgtgaccagtgtgattattctgctgcggtAAAATTTACCTTGGAGAACCATCTAGCCACACActctggtgaaaaaccctacaagtgtgaccagtgtgactattctgctgtacaGAAATCCACATTGGAGAGCCATCTAGCAAAGCACtcgggagagaaaccctacatgtgtggggagtgcgggtttAGGACAACTTGGAAGTCTAacttatcaaaacatatgagaaaccacacaggagaaaaaccctacaagtgtgaccagtgtgactattctactgtACTGAAATCCTCTCTATACAAACatctagccaagcacaccggtgagaaaccctacatgtgtggggagtgcgggtacaggacaactcaaaAGTCCAACTTATCCAGACACATGAAAAggcatactggagaaaaaccttacaagtgtgaccagtgtgaataTTCTGCTGCGGAACAATTTACCTTGGACAACCATCTAGCCACACACTCTggtgaaaagccctacaagtgtgaccagtgtgaatattctgctgcacagaaatccacaTTGGAGagccatctagcaaaacacagtggtgagaaaccctacatgtgtggggagtgcgggtacaggacggccCTAAGGAGTAGCCTTTCAAAACATaagagaacccatacaggtgaaaaaccctacaagtgtgaccagtgtgactattctgctgcacagaaatctaccttggacagccatctagccaAACATACTGGTgggaaaccctacatgtgtgacacGTGCGGGTACTGGACAACTCTCAAGGGTAACCTTTCCAAACatgtgagaactcatacaggtgaaaagccCTACTTATGTGGCGAGTGTGGTTACAGGACAGCTCGAAAGTCTGCCTTATCcctacatatgagaactcatacaggtgaaaaaccctacacgtgtagggagtgtgggtacaggacaactcagAACTGTCACTTGTctgaacatatgagaactcatacgggtgaaaaaccctacatgtgtggagagtgtgggtacagagcaGCTCGAAAGTCTGACTTATCCGTCCATATGAGAGCCCATACAGGCttaaaaccctacaagtgtgaccagtgtgactattctgcagcataTAAATGCAATTTGAACAGACATCTAGTTAATCactctggtgagaaaccctacatgtgcggggagtgtgggtacaggacagctcaaaagCGCCACTTATccatacatatgagaactcatactggtgacAAGCCCTATacgtgtggagagtgcggatacaggacagctcgaAAGTTTGACTTATCCGTCCATATGAAAACCCATACAAGAGAAaacccctacaagtgtgacaagtgtgactattctgctgcataTATATGCAATTTGAACCGACATCTAGTAaatcactcaggtgaaaaaccctacttgtgtggcgagtgtgggtacaggagaGCTCACAAGTCTCACTTAtcaagacatatgagaacccatactggtgacaaataa